From Caminibacter mediatlanticus TB-2, the proteins below share one genomic window:
- the ybeY gene encoding rRNA maturation RNase YbeY: MIDFDNRTDYEFNIEKLYEIYNFLTDKDVELILTTDEEIQKLNKEYRNKDKPTDVLSFPLEDFPGMPLGSIVISIDTAKKGAEKFGHSIDDEIKLLFIHGLLHLLGYDHEVDNGEMREKEKEIIERFNLPKSLIIRS, translated from the coding sequence ATGATAGATTTTGATAATAGGACAGATTATGAATTTAATATTGAGAAATTATATGAAATTTATAATTTTCTCACAGATAAAGATGTAGAATTAATCCTAACAACTGATGAAGAAATACAAAAATTAAATAAAGAATATAGAAATAAAGACAAACCAACTGATGTATTAAGTTTCCCACTTGAAGATTTTCCAGGAATGCCACTTGGTAGTATTGTTATATCTATTGATACGGCTAAAAAAGGAGCAGAAAAATTTGGTCACTCAATAGATGATGAAATAAAACTTCTTTTTATACATGGCCTTCTTCATCTTTTAGGATATGACCATGAAGTTGATAATGGAGAGATGAGAGAAAAAGAAAAAGAAATTATTGAAAGATTTAATTTACCAAAAAGTTTGATAATTAGAAGCTAA
- the argB gene encoding acetylglutamate kinase: MKKKIETVKTLLDALPFIRKFYGKTIVIKYGGAAQVDEKLKESFAVDILMLYMVGIKPVIVHGGGKRITEILTALNVKTEFKDGVRVTTKESIKIAEMVLSGEINKEIVNMLNQHGAKAIGINGKDMSFMKAKSLMGYTGEITSIDGVFLNKLLSENLIPVIAPIASGDTPTHPGYNINADTAASEIAAAINAKRVIFLTDTLGVLDKNKNLISSLNANEIDKLKQEGVIAGGMIPKVDAALNAVKRGVEKAHIIDGRIEHSILLELLTSEGIGTEIKEK; encoded by the coding sequence ATGAAAAAAAAGATTGAAACAGTAAAAACACTTCTTGATGCTTTGCCTTTTATTAGAAAATTTTATGGAAAAACAATTGTAATTAAATATGGTGGAGCAGCACAAGTAGATGAAAAATTAAAAGAAAGTTTTGCGGTAGATATTTTAATGCTTTATATGGTGGGAATCAAGCCTGTAATAGTCCATGGTGGTGGAAAGAGAATTACTGAAATTTTAACTGCTTTAAATGTAAAGACTGAATTTAAAGATGGAGTGAGAGTTACTACAAAAGAATCAATAAAAATTGCTGAGATGGTATTAAGTGGTGAAATCAATAAAGAAATTGTAAATATGTTAAATCAACATGGAGCAAAAGCAATAGGAATTAATGGTAAAGATATGTCTTTTATGAAAGCAAAATCTTTAATGGGTTATACAGGAGAGATTACTTCTATTGATGGAGTTTTTTTAAATAAACTTTTAAGTGAAAATTTAATCCCAGTTATTGCCCCAATTGCCTCAGGTGATACTCCAACACATCCTGGATATAACATTAATGCAGATACAGCAGCAAGTGAAATTGCAGCAGCTATCAATGCAAAGAGAGTTATATTTTTAACTGATACTCTTGGAGTTTTAGATAAAAATAAGAACCTAATAAGCTCTCTTAATGCAAATGAGATTGATAAGTTAAAACAAGAAGGTGTTATTGCAGGTGGAATGATTCCAAAAGTAGATGCTGCCCTTAACGCCGTAAAAAGAGGAGTTGAGAAAGCTCATATTATTGATGGAAGGATTGAGCATTCAATTTTACTTGAATTATTAACAAGTGAAGGAATTGGAACTGAGATTAAGGAGAAATAA
- the fliW gene encoding flagellar assembly protein FliW has protein sequence MYAIKKPILGFENSLQANFQKINDLFAILQLGENAFTLINPYSLIKDYSFEIPADVKVLLDIKEGDGVYVYAPLVKKEPISESIVNLKAPIIINPKNNTLAQLILDDYGFYKLADFIKE, from the coding sequence ATGTATGCAATAAAAAAACCAATTTTAGGATTTGAAAACTCTTTACAAGCAAATTTTCAAAAAATAAATGACCTTTTTGCTATCTTACAATTAGGAGAAAATGCATTTACTTTAATAAATCCTTATTCTCTAATTAAAGATTACTCTTTTGAGATACCAGCAGATGTAAAGGTTTTATTAGATATAAAAGAAGGAGATGGAGTTTATGTTTATGCACCTCTTGTAAAAAAAGAACCAATTTCTGAGTCAATTGTAAATTTAAAAGCACCAATTATAATTAATCCAAAAAATAATACCTTAGCACAACTTATTTTAGATGATTATGGATTTTATAAACTTGCTGATTTTATAAAAGAATAG
- a CDS encoding ATP-dependent helicase produces the protein MPLSKLNTEQFQAATAPFGFNLVIASAGTGKTSTIVGRIAHLLENGLKPEEILLLTFTNKAAIEMKERVSRVISYAKNIEAGTFHSVSYKWLKKLNKNIVLKQPKDLKILFKSIYDKRDFNRILGEEKPYSANYLFDLYSLFINSNEEDFTSWLIKKAPSQEEYALIYEDIFDEYERVKKEHNLVDFNSLLLEMINALNSGIDNPFREILVDEYQDTNPLQNRFIEAVRKDSLFCVGDYDQSIYAFNGADINIISTFDKRYPNAKVYTLKKNYRSYGEILDVANRVIKNNPRIYPKSLEVTRGFSGEYPKLLMYSDTFEEYKDIASRILTSTTNKEDIAILFRNNSSADAIEAMLREKGIECRRKGGVSFFDSREIKVTLDLLTFLVNPKDIMAFIHIFEYAKGIGSAIASEIFEALTILGNGHAIDGFLNPDLSKKVFTKKKTSYQLGLFDDFSVLGSISKFKNLGFEEEFLQNPILKHPKLSIEGAEFLYNFYLLLKKLKRFKNPQSIFNEVINSKVLCHIISSLAYTRSKDKNGKVDEEKFEEAKVKIKNKITILGNLLKNYTDLEKFLNAMVLGASEMSEGRGVNLLTVHASKGLEFKEVYIVDMMEGRFPNIKLSKLAGGIEEERRLFYVAVTRAKDKLYFAFAKRDRIRNQEYEISRFLIEAGYNIN, from the coding sequence TTGCCTCTTAGTAAATTAAATACTGAACAATTTCAAGCTGCAACAGCTCCTTTTGGATTCAATCTTGTTATTGCAAGTGCAGGGACTGGTAAAACTTCTACTATTGTTGGAAGAATTGCACATTTATTAGAAAATGGACTAAAGCCAGAGGAGATTTTACTTTTAACTTTTACAAATAAAGCTGCAATTGAGATGAAAGAGAGAGTCTCACGAGTTATTTCTTATGCTAAAAACATAGAAGCAGGGACTTTTCATTCTGTAAGTTATAAATGGCTAAAAAAATTAAATAAAAATATTGTTTTAAAACAACCAAAAGATTTAAAAATCCTTTTTAAATCAATTTATGATAAAAGAGATTTTAATAGAATTTTAGGTGAAGAAAAACCATATTCGGCTAATTATTTATTTGATTTATATTCACTTTTTATAAACTCAAATGAAGAAGATTTTACCTCTTGGCTTATAAAAAAAGCTCCAAGTCAAGAAGAGTATGCATTAATATATGAAGATATTTTTGATGAGTATGAAAGAGTAAAAAAAGAACATAATTTAGTTGATTTTAATTCACTTTTGCTTGAAATGATTAATGCTTTAAATTCAGGAATAGATAATCCTTTTAGAGAAATTTTAGTAGATGAATATCAAGATACAAATCCTTTGCAAAATAGATTTATTGAAGCAGTTAGAAAAGATTCTCTTTTTTGTGTAGGAGATTATGACCAAAGTATTTATGCATTTAATGGTGCTGATATAAATATTATTTCAACATTTGATAAAAGATATCCTAATGCAAAAGTTTATACTTTAAAGAAAAATTATAGAAGCTATGGAGAGATTTTAGATGTTGCAAATAGAGTTATAAAAAATAATCCTCGAATTTATCCTAAATCTCTTGAAGTTACAAGAGGATTTAGTGGAGAATATCCAAAACTTCTTATGTATAGTGATACATTTGAAGAATATAAAGATATTGCAAGTAGGATTTTAACTTCAACTACAAATAAAGAAGATATTGCTATTCTTTTTAGAAACAATTCAAGTGCAGATGCGATTGAAGCTATGCTTAGAGAAAAAGGGATTGAGTGCAGACGAAAAGGTGGAGTTAGTTTTTTTGATTCAAGAGAGATTAAAGTAACTCTTGATTTGCTTACTTTTTTAGTAAATCCAAAAGATATTATGGCTTTTATTCATATTTTTGAATATGCAAAAGGAATAGGAAGTGCAATTGCAAGTGAGATTTTTGAAGCATTAACTATTTTAGGTAATGGACATGCAATTGATGGATTTTTAAATCCTGATTTGTCAAAAAAGGTTTTCACAAAGAAAAAAACATCATACCAACTTGGACTTTTTGATGATTTTAGTGTTTTAGGGAGTATTTCTAAATTTAAAAATTTAGGATTTGAAGAAGAGTTTTTGCAAAATCCAATTTTAAAACATCCAAAACTATCAATTGAAGGGGCAGAGTTTTTATATAACTTTTATTTGCTTTTAAAAAAACTTAAAAGATTTAAAAATCCTCAATCAATTTTTAATGAAGTTATAAATTCAAAAGTTTTATGCCATATTATTTCAAGTTTAGCATATACACGCTCAAAAGATAAAAATGGCAAAGTTGATGAAGAAAAATTTGAAGAAGCAAAAGTAAAAATTAAAAATAAGATAACAATTTTAGGTAATCTTTTAAAAAACTATACTGATTTAGAAAAATTTTTAAATGCAATGGTTTTAGGTGCGAGTGAAATGAGTGAGGGAAGAGGGGTTAATCTTTTAACGGTCCATGCAAGTAAGGGACTTGAATTTAAGGAAGTTTATATTGTTGATATGATGGAAGGAAGATTTCCAAATATTAAGCTTTCAAAACTAGCAGGAGGAATTGAAGAAGAGAGGCGACTTTTTTATGTAGCAGTTACTCGTGCAAAAGATAAATT
- a CDS encoding RNA polymerase factor sigma-54 — MKLKAKVTNKLSTKLISFLPILKAGLDELYEHIKEVSFENPFIEVRNKKFITVSNLKNAITDKIEALSTSESSFYEDLVSQIENSHFFPTEKSRFIALLIAEDITPDGFFDGNEEEIALSVGVDVEKVKKIRERFKYLTPTGVGAKDIKECFLFQLDNLDIDEELYLLVKNMINDLENLDKFYKHKRYNDAIKIIKDFKTTPALEYSISEEIIPEIIVINNNGNLEIRLNEEFYPEIFINEYADDKYSKEKLKEARSLVDALEMRKSTLKKIALMIVELQYDFFKGGVIKPMKIQDLADELEFAPSTISRAIANKYLLCDRGIIPLKNFFSTAINEEVSANQIKEEIKNIIKNEDKNKPLSDDKICEFINEKFNIKLVRRTITKYREAINIPSSRERKRLYKTGVSF; from the coding sequence ATGAAATTAAAAGCAAAAGTTACAAATAAATTATCTACTAAACTTATTAGTTTTTTACCTATTTTAAAAGCAGGTCTTGATGAACTATATGAACATATAAAAGAAGTATCTTTTGAAAATCCATTTATTGAAGTAAGAAACAAAAAATTTATCACAGTTAGTAACTTAAAAAATGCAATTACTGATAAAATAGAAGCTTTAAGTACAAGTGAAAGTAGTTTTTATGAAGATTTAGTAAGTCAAATTGAAAATTCACATTTTTTTCCAACTGAAAAATCAAGATTTATTGCTCTTTTAATTGCTGAGGATATAACACCTGATGGCTTTTTTGATGGAAATGAAGAAGAGATTGCATTAAGTGTTGGTGTTGATGTAGAAAAAGTTAAAAAAATAAGAGAAAGATTTAAATATTTAACTCCTACGGGCGTTGGTGCAAAAGATATTAAAGAGTGTTTTTTATTTCAGCTTGATAATTTAGATATAGATGAGGAACTTTATTTGCTTGTAAAAAATATGATAAATGATTTAGAAAATTTAGATAAATTTTATAAACATAAAAGATACAATGATGCAATAAAAATTATAAAAGATTTTAAAACTACTCCTGCACTTGAATATTCAATATCAGAAGAGATAATTCCTGAAATTATTGTTATAAATAATAATGGTAACTTAGAAATTAGACTAAATGAAGAGTTTTATCCAGAAATTTTTATAAATGAGTATGCAGATGATAAATATTCAAAAGAAAAACTAAAAGAAGCAAGAAGTTTAGTTGATGCATTAGAGATGAGAAAATCTACACTCAAAAAAATTGCTTTAATGATAGTTGAACTTCAATATGACTTTTTTAAGGGAGGGGTAATTAAACCTATGAAAATACAGGATTTAGCTGATGAACTTGAATTTGCTCCTTCAACTATAAGTAGAGCTATTGCTAATAAATATCTTTTATGTGATAGAGGAATAATACCTTTAAAAAACTTTTTTTCAACTGCTATAAACGAAGAAGTTTCGGCAAATCAAATAAAAGAAGAGATAAAAAATATTATAAAAAATGAAGATAAAAATAAGCCTCTTAGTGATGATAAAATTTGTGAATTTATAAATGAAAAATTTAATATTAAACTTGTAAGAAGGACTATTACTAAATATAGAGAAGCTATAAATATTCCAAGCAGTAGAGAAAGAAAAAGACTTTATAAAACAGGTGTTAGCTTCTAA
- the lptB gene encoding LPS export ABC transporter ATP-binding protein → MSKLLAKNLKKSFKNTLIIKGVNIEVNSGEVVGLLGPNGAGKTTTFYLICGLLTPDEGKVFLETKEITFYPLHKKARLGIGYLPQESSIFRDLSVEDNLYIVAEEYYDKEESEKIVEDLLEKFNIEPIRKRKGINLSGGERRRVEIARALVPKPKFLFLDEPFAGVDPVNVNEIKDLIKLLSNQNIGVIITDHNVRETLSICDRAYVLRDGEILTEGNAEDIVQNNEVRKSYLGEDFVL, encoded by the coding sequence ATGTCAAAACTTTTAGCAAAAAATTTAAAGAAATCATTTAAAAATACATTGATTATTAAAGGTGTTAACATTGAGGTAAATAGTGGGGAAGTTGTTGGACTTCTTGGTCCTAATGGGGCAGGTAAAACTACAACTTTTTATTTAATTTGTGGTCTTTTAACACCAGATGAGGGGAAAGTTTTTTTAGAAACAAAAGAAATTACTTTTTATCCACTTCATAAAAAAGCAAGACTTGGAATAGGGTATCTTCCGCAAGAAAGCTCAATATTTAGGGATTTAAGTGTTGAAGATAATTTATATATAGTAGCCGAGGAGTATTATGATAAGGAAGAATCTGAAAAAATAGTAGAAGATTTGCTTGAAAAGTTTAATATAGAACCTATTAGAAAAAGAAAAGGAATAAATTTAAGTGGAGGAGAGAGAAGAAGGGTTGAAATTGCAAGAGCTCTTGTGCCAAAGCCAAAATTTTTATTTTTAGATGAACCATTTGCAGGAGTTGACCCTGTAAATGTAAATGAGATTAAGGATTTAATAAAATTACTTAGTAATCAAAACATTGGAGTGATTATTACTGACCATAATGTAAGAGAAACATTATCTATATGTGATAGAGCATATGTTTTAAGAGATGGAGAGATTTTAACTGAGGGAAATGCTGAGGATATTGTACAAAATAATGAAGTTAGAAAATCATATCTTGGGGAAGATTTTGTGTTATGA
- the queC gene encoding 7-cyano-7-deazaguanine synthase QueC, producing the protein MKKAVVILSGGMDSTTATFIAKKEGYELIPLHFNYGQRTEKRELKAFNDICDYLELKNRYVIDIPFFKQIGASALVDENIEVPTDGIKPGIPITYVPFRNGIFLSIATAVAEKEGAEAIYIGVVEEDSSGYPDCREEFIKSIEDAINKGTKPQTQIKIKTPLIHLKKEDIVKKAVEVGVPLELTWSCYKEEDKACGVCDSCRLRLKGFKKAGIKDKILYKQ; encoded by the coding sequence ATGAAAAAAGCTGTTGTTATTCTAAGTGGTGGTATGGATTCTACTACTGCTACATTTATTGCAAAAAAAGAAGGGTATGAGTTAATACCTCTTCATTTTAATTATGGACAAAGAACTGAAAAAAGAGAATTAAAAGCATTTAATGATATATGTGATTATTTAGAGCTAAAAAATAGATATGTAATTGATATTCCTTTTTTTAAGCAAATAGGAGCAAGTGCATTAGTCGATGAAAATATAGAAGTCCCAACTGATGGGATAAAACCTGGAATTCCAATAACTTATGTACCTTTTAGAAATGGTATATTTTTATCCATTGCAACAGCAGTTGCTGAAAAAGAAGGTGCTGAGGCTATATACATTGGAGTTGTTGAAGAAGATAGCAGTGGATATCCAGATTGCAGGGAAGAGTTTATAAAATCCATCGAAGATGCTATTAACAAAGGTACAAAACCACAAACACAAATTAAAATAAAAACGCCTCTTATTCATCTAAAAAAAGAAGATATTGTAAAAAAAGCAGTTGAGGTAGGTGTTCCACTTGAACTTACTTGGAGCTGTTATAAAGAAGAGGATAAAGCTTGTGGAGTTTGCGATAGTTGTAGGCTTAGACTTAAAGGTTTTAAAAAAGCTGGAATTAAGGATAAAATACTATATAAACAATAG